GGTTAACTTTTGACCAACCGCCTAAATCTTGCACGGTAAATAGAGTTTTGATGGTCGGAAACTGGCTGGCGAATTCCTTCTCAACGCCTGAATCAACGGAACGAAACCCAACTTTAGCAAATTCTTTCTGGGCCTCTGGTGTGTAGAGAAATTCCACAAACGCCTTGGCCACTGCCTGTGTTCCATGTTTCTCAACATTTTTGTCAACCACCGCGACCGGATTATCAATTGAGATATTGACATCAGGAATGATATAGGTCAGGTTTTCATTATTTAAATTCGCTAAGATGACCTCGTTTTCATAGTTCAGGAGGGCATCTCCCTGACCCTGCTTGGCAAAAACATCTGTAGATTCGCGTGCATCCTTAGCCAGAACAGGAACATTTTTATAGGCAGCCGCCACAAATTCCTTCGCCTGTTCAGGTGTACCCCCCGTCTGAGTTTTTGCGCCCCAAAGAGCCAGGAAATTCCAACGCGCCCCACCGGATGTTTTTGGGTTAGCGGTAATAAAGGTATTTCCCGGTTTAGTCAAATCTGCCCAGGTTTTAATGCCTTTGGGGTTGCCATTACGGGTGATAATTGCTGCTACAGATTTCGAGACAATGCCATTATTCGGGGCTTTTGTGGCCCATTCAGGACTGGTTAAACCCGCTTCGGCAATTTTATCCACATCGGTTGCCAGGGCTAGATGCACCACGTCGGCTTCTAAACCGTCAATCACGGCTCGAGTCTGACTGCCAGAACCGCCATAGCTCTGCTTGAAGATCACGTTTTGATTATGTTCTTTCTGCCATTTCTCTTTGAACAGGGGAATGATTGCATCGTGGGCAGCTTTGGTCACCGCGAACGAAACTAGGGTAATTTCAGCATCGGGTTTCGCTTCAGTGGCTGTTCCGCCTCCTTGGGGAGAATCACTCGGGCCACAGGCAGCAACTAGCCCCGTTAAGCTGACTCCAGCAATAAATAGTGCCACCCACCGCTTTAGCTTTCGCCCAAAACCGAACATTACAACCTCCTATCAAACCTATGCTTTTCAAATACTTCTACCGGCAAAGCCTACGAATAAAAGCTTAATTGACTAATCTACGGTAACTCGGCCGGAAATACGAACGTTATCATCCTATCCAAAGATTGTCCATTTGCCTAGGCCAATTTGGGACTTTTTGAGGCAAGAGGGAGGGATGTCAAGGAGCTGTGGGGAGATCAGCATTTTCCATAGGATGATACCTAACCTATGTGGTTCTCACAATTAGGCAAGGTCGAGCAGGACTTTATTCGTGATACTCACGGACTGCTTCCGGTTTCAGAGTAGTCCCTTAGTCCTGAACTCCGAGGAATAGTCATTTTGCTTAGGAGTGAAACACAAAAAGACTTGAAACCCATACAAGTAGTACTGTTGAATGCCTCAGTTTTGGCAGAAATGGCTATAAAGGCAGCGATGCTGATATTGGCCTGGACGACAGCTGATGAACAGTATTGACCGTCCCAAGTTTTAAAGCTGATTATCCCTGAGATTTTTGGGAGTCTTCAAGGTCGTGAATTTGTGTTGTTAGCTGTCTTAAGGTAATGACAGAGGAGTAATGTAATGATAAAAACATAGATGATCTCACAACGTGTTGCCTATGCCTGCCTGTCCGATTTGTACAACATCCCAAACTGTTAAAAATGGCCATATCCATAACGGTAAGCAACGGTTCAAGTGTCAAGATTGTGGCCGGCAATTTGTGGAGCGACCCACTAAAAAAGTGATTGACTTAGCAACGCGGGAACTGATTGATCGCCTACTCTTAGAGAATATTTCTTTGGCTGGGATCGCTCGCGCTGTCCAGGTTTCTCCTCAGTGGCTCCAGAATTATGTCAATGAGAAATATGCCCAGACACCTGATCTAGGGCCAGGGAGAAGTCGCAAAAGACGGACTCAAGATCCAGAGTCAATGGCTTAATTCAATGTCACTGGCCCACTCACTCGGTCGCGAGTAAATTGGAACTCCTGCGATAAGTTTTCATCCTCTCCTGTCAAAAATATCATTACTTATGTAATACTGGTGGATGTCTGAACCCTGAATCCTCTAGTCTTTGGTAGAAAAGATAATGATTAAGTCTTTGTCGAGCCAGCCTCACCCCAGTCAGCAATTGTCCAAACTAGCCCCTCTCCTGGGCATGATGGCCGTAATTGCGGGTTGTCAGGGAGAACCGCCCACAGCCAATGCCCCGGCAGAACCCAAGATGAAGGTGATTACGACCTTCTTGCCTATGACCCAGTTTACAAAGGCTGTGGCTGGAGACCGGGCTGAAGTGATTCAACTATTACCGACCAATGTTGGCCCTCATGATTACCAGGCCCGTCCAGAGGATGTCCAACGCTTAACCCAGGCCAATGTCTTAGTCAAAAATGGCCTGGAGATGGAAAGCTTTTTAGACAACATCATCGCCAATGCAGAAAATCCGAACCTGAAGGTGATTGATACGAGCCAAGGGGTTAAGACGATTACCAGTGCATCCATCAGTGGTGAGGCCGATAATCACGATCATGATCATGACCACCATGACAGTGAAGCTGGCACAACCAAATCTGCTGAGGGACATCATCATGGCGAGTTTAATCCCCACATTTGGCTGGACCTAAAGCGTGCCATTGTCCAGGTGGAAAATATTCGCAATGGTTTAATTGCTGCGGATCCAGGGGGAGAAGTAATCTATCAAGCTAACGCTGCTGCCTTTATTACTCAGTTACAAAGCCTTGATCGGGAAATTACCACCCTACTGCAACCCTTTCAGGGTAAAACCTTTGTTGTTTTCCATGATGTTGCCCCCTATTTTGCCCAAAGTTATAACCTCAAGGCGACCTATCTAGTAGATATTCCCGAAGATAATCCCTCTCCGGCCGATGTTAGTCGGATTACTAAAGCTGTTGATGGGGCAAACCTGCGGGCTATTTTGACTGAACCCCAGGCCAATGAAAATACCTTTGCGGCCCTCGCTCAGGACTTAAATGTTCAAATCAGCATATTTGATCCCATGGAAACCGGCCCAGAAACAGCGGTAGAACCTAGTTATTATTTGAATACGATGCGTAAAAATGCCCAGAACTTAACCATCGCGTTTGGGGGCAAAGTCAAATCCCAGCAGATCCATTGGCTGCCGGGCCATCTGGCGATTCTTCCAGCTCAGGTTAGGCAGTCCCAGATGGTCAAGGTTGGATTTTAGGAGTTAGGCTTGGTCGAATCTGTGCTTGCTGTTGAAGGCTTAACCGTTGTCCGCGGTCAAAACACCGTGGTTGAAAACGTCTCATTTAAGATTTGTGCGGGGACAGATACGGCAATTGTCGGGCCCAATGGAGCCGGTAAAAGTACTCTCGTCCAGGCCATCTTAGGGATTCTGCCCCATCAGTCTGGACAAGTCCAAGTCTTGGGAACACCCCTGAGTACTACGGGTTGGTTGCCTATGGGTTGTCGTCAGCACATTGCCTATCTGCCCCAAAACTTTTTAGTGGATCGGCGGATTCCCGTAACGGTTGGGGAATTGGTTGGCCTGGGTTGGGGGGGGAGGGAGTGGGAAATTCCCTGGTTAAAATTGCCCCAACGGCGGCGGGCGGTTCACCAGGCCTTGGCCCGTGTCAATGCCAGTCATCTCTATCACCAGTCCATTGGGCATTTATCCGGTGGGGAGATCAAGCGGGTCTTGTTGGCCTATTGTTTGGTATTTCCGCGGCGGTTACTGATTTTGGATGAAGCTCCAGCCGGCCTGGATGTGCGGGGCGAAGCAGATTTTTACGACCTCCTCTATCAACTCAAACGAGAAGAAGATTGGGCGATCCTGCAAATTTCCCATGATCTGGATATGGTGCGCCGCCACTGTGATCAAGTCCTATGCTTAAATCGCCGCTTACTCTGTCAGGGAACGCCGGATGTGGCCCTAGCCCCAGAAACCCTTGCCCTCGCCTATGGGACAGAGTTTGTTCAATATCGTCATACCCACTAGGTTTGGGCCAATGTCCACCATCACCTGTTTGGTTATTTATGTCTCTCAGTGCTGAGTTAACCCGGATTATTGATCTGTTTCAACTCCCCTTTATGCAACGGGCCGTGCTGAGCGGGATTTTAACCGGCCTGATGGGGGGGATTTTGGGGAGTTTTACAATTCTGCGCCAATTGTCATTTTTTAGTGATGCTCTCGGACATTCAGCCCTGTTGGGAATTAGCCTCGGCTTATTTTTAGGGATTAACCCCACCCTGATGCTATTACCCTTTGCAGTATTTTTTGCCCTTGGAGTGACTTACCTGTTAGAGAAAACCCAGTTAAGCTCCGATGCTCTGCTGAATATTATTTATTCATCCTCCTTATCAGCAGCTATTATTCTCCTGAGTTTCATGGGAACCTATCGGGGCGGGCTGAATAATTTGTTATTTGGCGACATTTTGGCGGTGCGGAACATTGAGTTAGCGACTAGCGGCATTTTACTCATCCTTTGCGTGGTTTTTATTGCCTTAACGGTGCGGACTCAATTATTGATTACTCTCCATGAACCCTTAGCCCAGGCCCAGGGTATTAATGTCTATTGGCAACGTAACTTCTTTATTGTCCTTTTGGCCTTGGTGGTGGCGGTTTCAATTCGGGCCGTGGGGGTGTTGCTCATTAGTGCCTTTATTGTCATCCCGGCCTGTGCTGCCCGGTTGCTTAGTCAAAAGTTTAGTACCTATGTGGTTCTTGCGGCTCTTTTGGGGGCCAGTAGTGCCGTGATGGGGATGTTAGTTTCTGCTGCCTTCAATTTGCCCTCTGGCCCGAGTATTGTCTGTATGCAAATGTTCATTTTTATCAGTGCGGCGATTCATCGGTCTCTCAAATCATTAGCCCATTGAACAGTCTTAGGGGCTTGATTGGCTTTGAGTATAGACGTTCCAGATTAGTGAGGATGTTCAAACTTGGGTTCTGGGTGGGCTTCTCTTTCCCGATTCAGGATGGGCTAGGCAGAGATTAGAAAGGGTTTTGCTGCCCGAATGTTTGAGATTTTGATGAGTCAGAACGACCGGCGTAACGCTATAGCCTATGATAGACACAGCATTTGGATTGGCAAGCCTAGGGCATGATCAGGGCTTGTGAGTGGTGACATGATTCGGGTTCTTGAGCAATCATCGCCATTGAGAAAAAACGTATTAACCAAGGTAAATGACTGTGGTCAATCCCAAAAGTTATCTCTATCTCGGCGTGGCCTGTGTGGCGTTTATTGCGGTGACGGGCTGTATTTTTGAACTGAGTTCAGGAGAGGCGCAATTAGGGTTTATCCCCACGCTGATCATTTTGAGTTTAAGTATCCCGCTCGGCCTGGGAACTTTTATCGCGGCGGTCAAGGCAGGGCGATCTGAGAGTGATGAATAGATGAATAAAGCCCCAAACCTAACTCCTAGGGGTTTTGATTCCTGATTGGAGGTGTCTGGGACTTATTGATCGTTGCTGTGTAGGGTCTGCTAACTAGGGATATTTATTGCCCCAGTTTAGCCCACTCATCGGGCAGAACTCTAGCTAAAATTTCAAAGCTGCCATTACCACTGGGTTTCAGGATGTAAGCAGCTCCCTGGGGTTCTGGATAAATTCCCGTTGCCGCATCAAATACATCATCATGGCCAACAAT
Above is a window of Pseudocalidococcus azoricus BACA0444 DNA encoding:
- a CDS encoding metal ABC transporter permease, encoding MSLSAELTRIIDLFQLPFMQRAVLSGILTGLMGGILGSFTILRQLSFFSDALGHSALLGISLGLFLGINPTLMLLPFAVFFALGVTYLLEKTQLSSDALLNIIYSSSLSAAIILLSFMGTYRGGLNNLLFGDILAVRNIELATSGILLILCVVFIALTVRTQLLITLHEPLAQAQGINVYWQRNFFIVLLALVVAVSIRAVGVLLISAFIVIPACAARLLSQKFSTYVVLAALLGASSAVMGMLVSAAFNLPSGPSIVCMQMFIFISAAIHRSLKSLAH
- a CDS encoding metal ABC transporter solute-binding protein, Zn/Mn family, whose protein sequence is MIKSLSSQPHPSQQLSKLAPLLGMMAVIAGCQGEPPTANAPAEPKMKVITTFLPMTQFTKAVAGDRAEVIQLLPTNVGPHDYQARPEDVQRLTQANVLVKNGLEMESFLDNIIANAENPNLKVIDTSQGVKTITSASISGEADNHDHDHDHHDSEAGTTKSAEGHHHGEFNPHIWLDLKRAIVQVENIRNGLIAADPGGEVIYQANAAAFITQLQSLDREITTLLQPFQGKTFVVFHDVAPYFAQSYNLKATYLVDIPEDNPSPADVSRITKAVDGANLRAILTEPQANENTFAALAQDLNVQISIFDPMETGPETAVEPSYYLNTMRKNAQNLTIAFGGKVKSQQIHWLPGHLAILPAQVRQSQMVKVGF
- a CDS encoding sulfate ABC transporter substrate-binding protein, whose protein sequence is MFGFGRKLKRWVALFIAGVSLTGLVAACGPSDSPQGGGTATEAKPDAEITLVSFAVTKAAHDAIIPLFKEKWQKEHNQNVIFKQSYGGSGSQTRAVIDGLEADVVHLALATDVDKIAEAGLTSPEWATKAPNNGIVSKSVAAIITRNGNPKGIKTWADLTKPGNTFITANPKTSGGARWNFLALWGAKTQTGGTPEQAKEFVAAAYKNVPVLAKDARESTDVFAKQGQGDALLNYENEVILANLNNENLTYIIPDVNISIDNPVAVVDKNVEKHGTQAVAKAFVEFLYTPEAQKEFAKVGFRSVDSGVEKEFASQFPTIKTLFTVQDLGGWSKVNQEFFADGAIFDQIYTK
- a CDS encoding metal ABC transporter ATP-binding protein, whose amino-acid sequence is MVESVLAVEGLTVVRGQNTVVENVSFKICAGTDTAIVGPNGAGKSTLVQAILGILPHQSGQVQVLGTPLSTTGWLPMGCRQHIAYLPQNFLVDRRIPVTVGELVGLGWGGREWEIPWLKLPQRRRAVHQALARVNASHLYHQSIGHLSGGEIKRVLLAYCLVFPRRLLILDEAPAGLDVRGEADFYDLLYQLKREEDWAILQISHDLDMVRRHCDQVLCLNRRLLCQGTPDVALAPETLALAYGTEFVQYRHTH